In Wolbachia endosymbiont of Spodoptera picta, a single window of DNA contains:
- a CDS encoding AsmA family protein has protein sequence MKLSLYAILSISLLLILMHVAATFKDWSGYREYIVKELEKTHDAKVHVGGKIEVSLITPKLTIYNVYVQYNKNKEQKLSDLISAKKIEIRPSLLSLFSFSLQPKSISFLGMKSNKENLLNIINTKANDNIVDILIKDSQISFNADTINIKEVAIKKNKKFFGEVQIGDNNYDFSGKVNVTKNNVHISVDSNFANLLFKGNRNQEELKGNLVLTINNNSDSMSDLAKIINLSFLSYVIPSENIEISSNINLNESEFTATDLKIESKSMQGTGIIQNDRKSDHTNINISFSKVDLKNGSHKTTDMKGLLESFREVVPKNLSLDFNMEASNIQYQNRILDKFHATLKFANGEINVDTLLQFPGTNNISRLSGRVSNNGNLSEFNGDILIKGESFISHILPSIKMQEREKSQFTASSKLYLAPRILSLSDIRLLNNKESWQGSIKVNHTKKHNMIDSKFSMHNINIDKYDYSLFSKVQWLKNLKYDVNIRTSVKDSIFNGTKIEDLDFSLKIQENKLFADKIKLFGEDFDITGSVKILVDQKYTKPLLDVNLTGNKFNGNIFKLPKLLEVKRNSRNEINQIQWSTKQLNFLDEKGDFDANVQIKTTEFKIGQNVLKDFNLDTVIRNNTITIKQISYILEHGQMFFQGYLKAGSIHTKFSIANLDTKEVIGVNNINGKISLSGEIKTQGTSFDDWASNLSGNVNFQAQKIEFTNVDFNSFITKLLSSKNKPEISKLAYVDIYNGSTLFENINGKVSINSGVCSTSSQFSTDQASGSISSNLILSNFSLTSIFRLFFILPNHNSPIYIEAHLDGPIWCPKMSFDVDQIYNTLVSKKNS, from the coding sequence ATGAAACTTTCTTTATACGCCATATTATCAATCTCGTTGCTATTAATTCTCATGCACGTTGCTGCAACTTTTAAGGATTGGAGTGGCTACAGAGAATATATCGTAAAAGAGTTAGAGAAGACGCATGATGCTAAAGTACATGTTGGAGGAAAAATTGAAGTTTCGCTCATTACTCCAAAACTTACTATTTACAATGTATATGTACAATATAACAAAAACAAGGAACAAAAATTATCAGATTTAATTAGTGCAAAAAAAATTGAAATAAGGCCATCGCTATTATCGTTGTTTTCATTTTCATTGCAACCAAAGTCAATCTCATTTTTGGGCATGAAAAGCAACAAAGAAAATTTACTTAATATTATAAATACGAAAGCCAATGATAATATAGTTGATATATTAATAAAGGACAGCCAAATAAGTTTTAACGCCGATACTATTAACATCAAGGAAGTTGCTATAAAAAAAAATAAGAAGTTTTTTGGTGAAGTACAGATTGGTGACAACAATTACGATTTTTCTGGAAAGGTTAATGTCACAAAAAATAATGTACACATTAGTGTTGATTCAAATTTTGCAAATTTGCTATTTAAAGGTAATAGAAATCAAGAAGAGCTCAAGGGCAATTTAGTATTGACGATTAATAATAATTCTGATTCTATGAGCGACTTGGCAAAAATCATTAATCTTAGCTTCCTTTCTTATGTGATTCCCAGCGAAAATATTGAGATATCATCCAATATCAATCTCAATGAAAGCGAATTTACGGCAACTGATTTAAAAATTGAGTCCAAAAGCATGCAAGGCACTGGTATAATACAAAATGATAGAAAAAGTGATCATACTAATATCAATATTAGTTTTAGTAAAGTCGACCTAAAAAACGGCTCACACAAAACAACAGATATGAAGGGTCTTTTAGAATCTTTTAGAGAGGTTGTGCCAAAGAACCTGAGCTTGGATTTTAATATGGAAGCTTCAAATATTCAATATCAAAACAGGATATTGGACAAATTTCATGCTACGCTAAAATTTGCTAATGGCGAAATAAACGTTGATACTCTTCTTCAATTTCCTGGAACCAATAATATATCTCGCTTATCAGGAAGAGTTTCAAACAATGGCAACTTGTCTGAATTTAATGGTGATATATTGATAAAGGGTGAGTCGTTCATTTCACATATTTTACCTTCTATCAAGATGCAAGAAAGAGAGAAAAGTCAATTTACAGCAAGTTCTAAACTATATTTAGCACCTAGAATATTATCTCTTTCAGATATCAGATTGCTAAATAACAAAGAATCTTGGCAAGGATCAATTAAGGTAAATCACACAAAAAAACACAATATGATCGATAGCAAATTTAGCATGCATAACATTAATATAGATAAATATGATTATTCATTATTCAGCAAAGTGCAATGGCTGAAAAATCTTAAATATGATGTAAATATAAGAACTAGTGTTAAAGATTCTATATTCAATGGTACAAAAATTGAAGATTTGGATTTTTCATTAAAAATACAAGAGAACAAGCTATTTGCAGATAAAATAAAGTTATTCGGAGAAGATTTCGACATTACCGGTAGTGTAAAAATATTAGTGGATCAAAAATACACTAAGCCTTTATTAGACGTAAACCTTACAGGTAATAAATTTAATGGAAATATCTTTAAATTACCAAAACTATTAGAGGTAAAAAGAAACTCAAGAAATGAAATAAATCAAATTCAATGGTCAACAAAGCAGCTTAATTTTTTAGATGAGAAAGGAGATTTTGATGCAAACGTGCAAATCAAAACTACAGAATTTAAAATTGGGCAAAACGTCTTAAAAGATTTTAACTTGGATACAGTGATAAGAAACAACACTATCACTATCAAACAGATAAGTTACATACTAGAACATGGACAAATGTTTTTTCAGGGTTATCTAAAAGCAGGCTCAATTCACACAAAATTTTCTATTGCAAATTTGGACACCAAGGAAGTTATAGGAGTTAATAACATAAATGGCAAGATAAGCTTAAGTGGTGAAATCAAAACTCAAGGAACAAGCTTTGATGATTGGGCTAGTAACTTATCAGGAAATGTAAACTTTCAAGCACAGAAAATAGAGTTTACAAATGTGGATTTTAATTCATTCATCACTAAGTTGTTAAGTAGTAAGAATAAACCTGAAATTTCCAAGCTTGCTTACGTTGATATATATAATGGCAGTACGCTTTTTGAAAATATTAATGGAAAAGTAAGTATTAACAGTGGTGTATGTTCAACTAGTTCACAGTTTAGTACCGATCAAGCATCAGGTTCTATCTCTTCTAATTTAATCTTATCTAATTTCTCCTTAACTTCTATATTCAGACTCTTTTTCATACTACCAAATCATAATAGTCCTATTTATATCGAGGCACACTTAGATGGCCCTATTTGGTGCCCTAAGATGAGTTTTGATGTAGACCAAATTTACAACACCTTAGTTAGCAAGAAAAATAGTTAA
- a CDS encoding ankyrin repeat domain-containing protein: MYQEQENSVGNSRFILPHIELSSRRKANINAADRNGETPLHYAAKRNRLEQVKLLLKKGAVIDIKNRFGYTPLYHAVREGHTSMVKLLLEKGADINISSNSCITVLHLSVLKDYREITRLLLGETESPSTSCSDANIEKVQTINQFYHW, encoded by the coding sequence ATGTATCAAGAACAAGAAAATTCAGTAGGTAATTCTCGATTTATTCTTCCTCATATAGAATTGTCATCGAGACGCAAAGCAAATATTAATGCAGCAGATCGTAATGGTGAAACTCCTTTACATTACGCTGCTAAAAGAAATCGCTTAGAGCAAGTGAAATTATTGCTTAAAAAAGGAGCAGTTATTGATATAAAAAATCGTTTCGGTTATACTCCTTTATACCATGCTGTTCGTGAAGGCCACACAAGTATGGTAAAATTATTGCTTGAAAAAGGAGCAGATATTAATATATCAAGTAATTCTTGTATTACTGTTTTACATTTATCTGTTCTCAAAGACTATAGGGAGATAACACGTTTATTGCTTGGAGAGACAGAGAGTCCAAGCACAAGCTGCAGCGACGCAAACATTGAGAAGGTACAAACAATCAATCAGTTTTATCATTGGTGA
- a CDS encoding ankyrin repeat domain-containing protein codes for MNEREQRELDELLMNSSKGENIQQITELIEAGANINAVTTVQKETPLHIAVRYGHKEVEELLLNKGANVNAIERRKWTPLHTAVRYGHKEVAELLLDRGANVNAVDNLDMTPLHFALKYDREELVRLLLDRGANVNAVDKTGRTPLSIVASDDYKIGYCDKPMVVRTIIAYAVVHSGITTKPECIVKNIELSKFWDDYQNEMMNVRLSNSNISLYQFLRETDENKLAGYLSDREYDEIRCSDALEYISEFPEHVDTIVSQFDKASDRRDLLDKSKAAIENSNLRVLHQVFDEITYHLTDKELKNIIEAFPSQNLDNPSAEQLQAAAQAHN; via the coding sequence ATGAATGAAAGGGAACAAAGAGAATTGGATGAACTATTAATGAATTCTTCTAAAGGAGAGAATATACAGCAGATTACGGAGTTGATAGAAGCTGGAGCAAATATTAATGCAGTAACAACTGTGCAAAAGGAGACTCCTTTACATATTGCAGTTAGGTATGGTCATAAGGAAGTAGAAGAATTGCTGCTTAATAAAGGGGCAAATGTTAATGCAATAGAAAGGCGAAAGTGGACTCCTTTACATACTGCAGTTAGGTATGGTCATAAGGAAGTAGCAGAATTGCTGCTTGATAGAGGAGCAAATGTTAATGCAGTAGATAATCTGGATATGACTCCTTTACATTTTGCACTTAAGTATGATCGGGAGGAATTAGTAAGGTTGCTGCTTGATAGAGGAGCAAATGTTAATGCAGTAGACAAGACAGGAAGGACCCCTTTATCTATTGTAGCTAGTGATGATTACAAAATAGGGTATTGCGATAAACCGATGGTTGTAAGAACTATAATTGCATATGCTGTGGTACATAGTGGTATCACAACGAAACCAGAGTGTATTGTCAAAAATATTGAATTGTCCAAATTTTGGGATGATTATCAGAATGAGATGATGAACGTCAGGCTTAGTAACAGCAATATATCGTTATATCAGTTTCTGCGAGAGACTGATGAGAATAAATTAGCAGGTTATTTGTCTGATAGAGAATATGATGAAATAAGGTGTTCTGACGCATTGGAATATATATCAGAATTTCCTGAACACGTTGATACAATAGTAAGCCAATTTGATAAGGCATCGGACAGAAGGGATTTATTAGATAAAAGTAAAGCAGCTATAGAGAATTCTAATTTGCGGGTGTTACATCAAGTTTTTGACGAAATAACTTATCACTTAACAGATAAAGAGTTAAAGAACATTATAGAGGCATTTCCAAGTCAGAATTTGGATAATCCAAGTGCTGAACAACTTCAAGCAGCTGCTCAAGCTCATAATTAG
- a CDS encoding phage portal protein, with product MNFNIFQRKKSSEYSALQLMMEPSWSRRDYASFAEEGYIKNVIAFRAINMIASAASSVPFTLCQLTDQGKSQLKAHPLLKLLYSPNPMTSKSEFIEGIVTYRLVNGNSYVLMIEAQNKPTELYLLRPDRVEIVPGRSNVPYAYRYTVNNNSYDFKVDKLTGRSTVLHLKTFNPLNDWYGLSPIEAAAYSIDQHNQAGAWNQAMLQNGARPSGAIVVKSEKDGSGGNLSQEQYQRLKGQINDHYSGPVNAGRPILLEGGLEWKEMSLSPRDMDFIESKHSSARDIALAFGVPPQLLGIPGDNTYSNLIEAHLSLWEQTILPTLENIICHLNSWLVPKFGKDLCLSYDKDAIEILMEKRQKMWKYVQNASFMTLNEKREAFGLQPLPGGDKLG from the coding sequence ATGAATTTTAATATTTTTCAAAGAAAGAAAAGCAGTGAATACTCTGCTTTGCAACTAATGATGGAACCAAGTTGGAGTAGGCGCGATTATGCAAGTTTTGCTGAGGAAGGCTACATAAAAAATGTCATTGCCTTTCGAGCAATTAATATGATCGCAAGTGCTGCATCTTCGGTACCTTTTACTCTCTGCCAGCTTACTGACCAGGGAAAATCACAACTAAAAGCGCATCCATTACTGAAGTTACTTTATTCTCCTAATCCAATGACATCAAAATCGGAATTTATTGAAGGGATTGTGACTTATCGATTAGTTAATGGCAATTCTTATGTATTGATGATTGAGGCGCAGAACAAACCAACAGAGCTTTATCTTCTGCGCCCTGATAGAGTTGAAATTGTTCCGGGGAGAAGTAACGTTCCTTATGCCTATCGTTATACCGTAAATAACAACAGTTATGACTTTAAAGTTGATAAATTGACTGGGCGTTCAACAGTACTGCATCTTAAAACCTTTAACCCTTTGAATGATTGGTATGGACTATCACCAATTGAGGCAGCTGCATATAGTATAGATCAGCATAACCAAGCGGGAGCTTGGAATCAGGCAATGCTGCAAAATGGAGCAAGACCAAGTGGTGCAATAGTTGTAAAATCAGAAAAGGATGGAAGTGGTGGAAACTTAAGTCAAGAGCAGTACCAACGCTTAAAAGGACAGATAAATGATCATTACTCAGGTCCTGTCAATGCTGGAAGACCTATATTGCTTGAAGGGGGTCTAGAGTGGAAGGAAATGAGCTTATCACCGAGGGATATGGATTTTATTGAGTCAAAACATAGCTCAGCTCGTGATATTGCTCTAGCTTTTGGCGTTCCGCCGCAGTTGCTTGGCATACCAGGTGATAATACTTATAGCAATTTGATCGAAGCACATCTTTCCCTTTGGGAACAGACGATTTTACCAACACTAGAAAATATTATTTGTCACTTAAATTCTTGGCTAGTGCCCAAGTTTGGCAAAGATTTATGTTTGTCATATGATAAAGACGCGATAGAAATTCTAATGGAGAAAAGACAAAAGATGTGGAAATACGTGCAAAACGCAAGCTTCATGACGCTTAATGAAAAAAGAGAAGCTTTTGGCTTGCAACCGTTACCCGGTGGTGATAAATTGGGTTGA